The following are from one region of the Osmerus mordax isolate fOsmMor3 chromosome 1, fOsmMor3.pri, whole genome shotgun sequence genome:
- the LOC136942459 gene encoding LOW QUALITY PROTEIN: R3H domain-containing protein 2 (The sequence of the model RefSeq protein was modified relative to this genomic sequence to represent the inferred CDS: inserted 2 bases in 1 codon; deleted 1 base in 1 codon), whose translation MSMSLAEHTQAEGESGQLDGPSSQHRPALSPASDPASAPALPPAPASDPAPGQGEHHGGGKWRLKTCSAQDSQRRTSNHGHTRKRAKSNAKLKLVRSLAVCEESSGPFSIDGPSDTQDIIQLHISCPSDKEEEKSSKDEYENEEKNKDRAPRKMLSRDSSQEYTDSTGIDVHEFLVNTLKNNPRDRMMLLKLEQDILEFINDDNNQYKKFPQMTSYHRMLLHRVAAYFGMDHNVDQTGKAVIINKTGNTRIPEQRFSEHIKDERNMDFQKKFILKRDDASMDKDDNQIRVPLQDGRRSKSIEEREEEYQRVRDRIFAREVSFPLQSSQNGYINDNRLSTEGYTSSSQKRRQMFRGNRESSSRASSSRQSSVDSDVKSLDPRPWSSTDSDSSSRTLRPPVTKASSFSGISILTRGDSLGGVPQASPDQCPQAPAPQQGRSLLPCPPQAPQPPQTHQPQTALLPTPPQHPMGNHMLAQPVVTLQSTQPVSYSSPSCPQVLLPVSPSQQYSMGEDLAPPFTQMTLSRQGSSENPETAPMYQAAPSVLPQHPPPQTGYIMTPGGQPLAPPSGYQPASGHPPPPPPPPSQPVMQAPPPTQGYMQAPPPQQIQVSYYPPGQFPSSGQQYRPMTHQVTYPAQRSQPMAQASPQSGLQAMLPPPQPGYKASWGCNSPRTPXLLSSQRPGMGAQMQGMMVQYPPMPSYQVPSEPQQVVQQQFQPPVMVPVSQAVQGPLSGGAMPGGAMPGGAMPVYYSVIPPSQQSSTSPTVGYLQSPSSEQYQMTP comes from the exons ATGTCCATGAGCTTGGCAGAACACACCCAGgctgagggggagagtggaCAGCTGGATGGACCCAGCAGCCAGCACAgaccagccctctccccagcctcagatccagcctcagccccagccctccccccagccccagcctcagatcCAGCCCCAGGGCAAGGAGAGCATCATGGGGGAGGGAAATGGAGGCTGAAGACCTGCTCTGCACAAGACTCCCAG AGGCGGACTTCAAACCATGGCCACACTAGAAAACGAGCCAAG TCCAACGCCAAGCTGAAGCTGGTGAGGAGCCTTGCGGTGTGTGAAGAATCCTCAGGACCTTTCTCCATAGACGGACCTTCCGACACCCAG GACATCATCCAACTGCATATCAGCTGTCCGTCTgacaaggaggaagagaagtccTCCAAGGACGAGTATGAGAACGAGGAGAAGAACAAGGACAGGGCTCCTCGCAAGATGCTGTCCCGCG ACTCCAGTCAGGAGTACACAGACTCAACCGGCATCGACGTGCACGAGTTTCTGGTCAACACACTGAAAAACAACCCCAG GGATCGAATGATGCTGCTCAAACTAGAACAAGATATCCTGGAGTTCATTAATGACGACAA taaCCAGTACAAGAAGTTCCCCCAGATGACGTCGTACCACCGCATGCTGCTGCACCGCGTGGCCGCCTACTTTGGCATGGATCACAACGTAGACCAGACCGGCAAGGCCGTCATCATCAACAAGACGGGAAACACACGCAT CCCGGAGCAGAGGTTTTCAGAGCACATCAAGGATGAGAGGAACATGGATTTCCAGAAAAAGTTCATCCTGAAGAGGGATGACGCCAGCATGGACAAGGACGATAATCAG ATCCGCGTGCCTTTGCAGGACGGGAGGCGCAGCAAGTCCATCGAGGAGCGCGAAGAAGAGTACCAGAGGGTACGGGACCGCATCTTCGCCAGGGAG GTGTCTTTTCCTTTGCAGTCCTCTCAGAATGGATACATCAACGACAACAG ACTGTCCACTGAAGGCTACACCTCTAGCTCTCAAAAGAGGAGGCAGATGTTTAG GGGTAACCGTGAAAGCTCCAGCCGTGCGTCGAGCAGTCGGCAGAGCAGCGTGGACAGCGACGTGAAGAGCCTGGACCCTCGCCCCTGGAGCAGCACCGACTCTGACAGCTCCAGCCGCACCCTGCGGCCCCCCGTCACCAAGGCCTCCAGCTTCTCAGGCATCTCCATCCTCACCCGGGGAGACagtctggggg GTGTGCCCCAGGCGAGCCCAGACCAGTGtccccaggccccagccccccagcaggGACGCAGcctgctgccctgc cccccccaggccccccagcccccccagaccCACCAGCCCCAGACTGCTCTGCTGCCCACACCCCCGCAGCACCCCATGGGAAACCACATGCTGGCTCAG ccggTGGTGACTCTGCAGTCCACCCAGCCTGTCTCGTActccagcccctcctgcccccaggtCCTCCTGCCGGTCTCCCCTTCCCAGCAGTACTCCATG ggtgaGGACCTAGCCCCTCCCTTCACCCAGATGACCCTCAGTCGTCAGGGCTCCAGTGAGAACCCGGAGACGGCCCCCATGTACCAGGCCGCCCCCAGCGTGCTgccccagcacccccctccccagacaggGTACATCATGACCCCGGGGGGCCAGCCCCTGGCCCCGCCGTCTGGCTACCAGCCTGCCTCGGGGCAccctccaccgcccccccctcccccctcccagcctgtcatgcaagccccgccccccacccaggGATACAtgcaggctccgccccctcagCAG atCCAGGTATCCTATTACCCTCCAGGGCAGTTCCC GTCGTCGGGGCAACAGTACCGGCCAATGACGCACCAAGTGACCTACCCTGCCCAGCGCTCCCAGCCCATGGCCCAGGCCAGCCCGCAGTCAG GCCTCCAGGCCATGCTCCCCCCTCCGCAGCCAGGATACAAGGCATCCTGGGGGTGCAACAGCCCCAGAACCCC CCTGCTCAGCTCCCAGAGGCCTGGCATGGGAGCACAGATGCAGGGCATGATGGTCCAGTACCCCCCCATGCCCTCCTATCAG GTGCCCAGTGAGCCCCAGCAGGTGGTCCAGCAGCAGTTCCAGCCCCCCGTCATGGTGCCAGTCAGCCAGGCCGTACAGGGGCCCCTCTCTGGGGGGGCCATGCCCGGGGGGGCCATGCCTGGGGGGGCCATGCCTGTCTACTACAGCgtcatccccccctcccagcagagcagcacaag TCCCACGGTGGGGTACCTGCAGTCCCCCAGTTCTGAACAGTACCAGATGACTCCC
- the LOC136942543 gene encoding inhibin beta B chain: protein MNSRRSEESSMLFYCIWPTLLLMTSLLCNGSGTDAATTAGGSTGCASCGTPPLEKESEERLMVEIAKQHILKKLHLKERPNITHTVPRAALLTALRKLHAGRVRPDGTLELENSSTYTKDLGYEIVSFADFDDLGSSATSQPGLTFQFLQQQGQRLQVLQSSLWLYVRSSQTPHSEARVSAQVFLSGEGASNRTLVLQKLLEVQKGNWHTFPLTQTLQAFLDRGQGHLRLEVTCDEDGRNLCSLGGAADALHQPFLVAQVRLRDDESKHVLSKRSLRCGEDSSICCKKDFYIKFKDIQWQDWIIAPEGYHMNYCMGQCPQLYSGSPGIASSLHATVFSQLKANGINTAVSSCCVPIKRAPLSMVYFDTQHSIVKKDMPDMIVEACGCT, encoded by the exons ATGAATTCTCGCCGCTCAGAAGAGTCCAGCATGCTGTTCTACTGCATATGGCCAACGTTGCTTTTGATGACATCCCTGCTGTGTAACGGGTCCGGTACCGACGCGGCTACCACCGCGGGCGGGTCCACGGGATGTGCGTCCTGTGGCACCCCACCGCTGGAGAAGGAATCCGAGGAGCGGCTCATGGTTGAAATCGCCAAGCAGCACATTCTGAAGAAGCTGCACCTGAAAGAGAGACCAAATATTACACACACGGTGCCGCGCGCAGCACTCCTCACCGCGCTCCGCAAACTGCACGCGGGGCGAGTGAGACCGGATGGCACACTTGAGCTTGAAAACAGTTCGACTTATACAAAAGATCTAGGATATGAAATAGTGAGCTTTGCGGATTTCG ATGACTTGGGCAGCAGTGCCACCTCCCAGCCAGGGTTGACCTTCCAGTTCCTGCAGCAGCAAGGCCAGAGGCTCCAGGTGCTCCAGTCCTCTCTGTGGCTGTACGTCCGCTCCTCCCAGACCCCCCACAGCGAAGCCCGCGTCTCCGCTCAGGTCTTCCTCTCGGGGGAGGGGGCCTCCAACCGCACCCTGGTCCTCCAGAAGCTGCTGGAGGTTCAGAAGGGGAACTGGCACACCTTCCCCCTGACCCAGACCTTGCAGGCCTTCCTGGACAGGGGCCAGGGACACCTGCGGCTGGAGGTGACCTGCGACGAGGACGGCAGGAACCTGTGCTCCCTGGGGGGCGCCGCGGACGCCTTGCACCAACCATTCCTGGTGGCGCAGGTGCGTCTCCGCGACGACGAGTCGAAGCACGTCCTCAGCAAGCGCTCGCTGCGCTGCGGCGAAGACTCCAGCATCTGCTGCAAGAAGGACTTCTACATCAAGTTCAAGGACATCCAGTGGCAGGACTGGATCATCGCTCCAGAGGGCTACCACATGAACTACTGCATGGGTCAGTGTCCTCAGCTGTACTCGGGCTCCCCCGGGATCGCCTCGTCCCTCCACGCCACTGTGTTCAGCCAGCTGAAGGCCAACGGCATCAACACGGCCGTGTCGTCGTGCTGCGTGCCTATCAAGCGCGCGCCCCTCTCCATGGTGTACTTCGACACGCAGCACAGCATCGTGAAGAAAGACATGCCCGACATGATCGTGGAGGCCTGCGGGTGCACATAG